A genomic region of Oncorhynchus mykiss isolate Arlee chromosome 4, USDA_OmykA_1.1, whole genome shotgun sequence contains the following coding sequences:
- the LOC110522295 gene encoding MADF and BESS domain-containing protein isoform X1, protein MQMADRIISAVSDYPELYNVTLNSYRDSQRKARAWRAVSLQVEMPDILTPLPSSFCVTCHLGCLVDDCRNKWKNLRDTFVKFKRAEQQRRASGELDIHKKTWMHSRSMSFLTPFIQPKGLQGDTTDDLEEERERNRESATEGVDDKSAYIIHEIEGGQADDEDASSPDTVSGSNGPSRKRRWQMDGMDGLEDIEDEMFFFSLLPYLRKLPHRKKSAVKLKIHQLLHEAAFQ, encoded by the exons ATGCAAATGGCTGACAGAATCATTTCGGCTGTTTCGGATTACCCTGAGTTGTATAACGTAACTTTAAACTCATACAGGGACTCACAGAGAAAGGCAAGGGCATGGAGGGCTGTAAGTCTGCAAGTGGAAATGCCTG ATATCCTGACCCCACTCCCCTCTTCTTTTTGTGTTACGTGTCATTTGGGGTGTTTAGTGGATGACTGTCGGAATAAATGGAAGAACCTGAGGGACACTTTTGTCAAATTCAAGCGGGCTGAGCAGCAGAGGAGAGCATCTGGGGAGCTGGACATTCACAAGAAGACCTGGATGCACAGCAGAAGCATGTCCTTCCTTACCCCCTTCATCCAGCCCAAGGGCTTGCAAGGAGACACCACAGATGACttggaggaggaaagggagaggaacaGGGAAAGTGCCACAGAAGGTGTGGACGATAAATCAGCCTACATTATCCATGAGATCGAGGGGGGCCAGGCAGACGATGAGGATGCTTCCTCTCCTGACACTGTGTCGGGATCCAATGGGCCCAGCCGGAAGAGGAGGTGGCAGATGGATGGGATGGACGGACTGGAGGACATAGAGGATGAGATGTTCTTCTTTAGTTTGCTCCCGTATCTTAGGAAGCTCCCCCATAGAAAGAAGAGTGCTGTAAAATTGAAAATACACCAACTTCTACATGAAGCAGCATTCCAATAA
- the LOC110522296 gene encoding protein FAM177A1 isoform X2, with translation MRDSFKERRVIHFASGETLEEDDSEEEDTLQEEVFREPEDMPKLPWRAFTLSLGRKSLRTCDFLGEKLAGLLGLNTAKYQYAVDEHQSDNKNTGSKDTECSYEKRRERSHLSLRMSSEYGATCSQGVPAGSQATEHRTTGSHNMGYQDDNEH, from the exons ATGAGGGACAGTTTCAAGGAA AGGAGGGTCATCCATTTCGCCAGCGGTGAGACTCTGGAGGAAGATGACAGTGAGGAGGAGGATACATTACAAGAGGAGGTGTTTAGGGAGCCTGAAGACATG cccaAACTCCCATGGAGAGCTTTTACTTTGTCTCTGGGCAGGAAGTCATTGCGCA CTTGTGATTTTCTTGGGGAAAAACTGGCTGGTCTACTTGGTCTCAACACTGCCAAATACCAGTATGCTGTAGATGAACATCAGAGTGATAACAAG AACACAGGCAGTAAAGACACCGAATGCTCCTATGAGAAAAGAAGGGAGAGAAGTCACCTTTCTTTGAGGATGAGCAGTGAATATGGTGCCACATGCTCCCAAGGAGTCCCAGCTGGTTCTCAAGCCACTGAGCACAGAACGACAGGATCCCACAACATGGGTTATCAAGATGATAATGAGCACTGA
- the LOC110522296 gene encoding protein FAM177A1 isoform X1, protein MRDSFKEERQFRGLSLSLQRRVIHFASGETLEEDDSEEEDTLQEEVFREPEDMPKLPWRAFTLSLGRKSLRTCDFLGEKLAGLLGLNTAKYQYAVDEHQSDNKNTGSKDTECSYEKRRERSHLSLRMSSEYGATCSQGVPAGSQATEHRTTGSHNMGYQDDNEH, encoded by the exons ATGAGGGACAGTTTCAAGGAA GAGAGACAGTTCAGAGGTCTTTCACTATCCCTGCAGAGGAGGGTCATCCATTTCGCCAGCGGTGAGACTCTGGAGGAAGATGACAGTGAGGAGGAGGATACATTACAAGAGGAGGTGTTTAGGGAGCCTGAAGACATG cccaAACTCCCATGGAGAGCTTTTACTTTGTCTCTGGGCAGGAAGTCATTGCGCA CTTGTGATTTTCTTGGGGAAAAACTGGCTGGTCTACTTGGTCTCAACACTGCCAAATACCAGTATGCTGTAGATGAACATCAGAGTGATAACAAG AACACAGGCAGTAAAGACACCGAATGCTCCTATGAGAAAAGAAGGGAGAGAAGTCACCTTTCTTTGAGGATGAGCAGTGAATATGGTGCCACATGCTCCCAAGGAGTCCCAGCTGGTTCTCAAGCCACTGAGCACAGAACGACAGGATCCCACAACATGGGTTATCAAGATGATAATGAGCACTGA
- the LOC110522295 gene encoding MADF and BESS domain-containing protein isoform X2, which produces MQMADRIISAVSDYPELYNVTLNSYRDSQRKARAWRAVSLQVEMPVDDCRNKWKNLRDTFVKFKRAEQQRRASGELDIHKKTWMHSRSMSFLTPFIQPKGLQGDTTDDLEEERERNRESATEGVDDKSAYIIHEIEGGQADDEDASSPDTVSGSNGPSRKRRWQMDGMDGLEDIEDEMFFFSLLPYLRKLPHRKKSAVKLKIHQLLHEAAFQ; this is translated from the exons ATGCAAATGGCTGACAGAATCATTTCGGCTGTTTCGGATTACCCTGAGTTGTATAACGTAACTTTAAACTCATACAGGGACTCACAGAGAAAGGCAAGGGCATGGAGGGCTGTAAGTCTGCAAGTGGAAATGCCTG TGGATGACTGTCGGAATAAATGGAAGAACCTGAGGGACACTTTTGTCAAATTCAAGCGGGCTGAGCAGCAGAGGAGAGCATCTGGGGAGCTGGACATTCACAAGAAGACCTGGATGCACAGCAGAAGCATGTCCTTCCTTACCCCCTTCATCCAGCCCAAGGGCTTGCAAGGAGACACCACAGATGACttggaggaggaaagggagaggaacaGGGAAAGTGCCACAGAAGGTGTGGACGATAAATCAGCCTACATTATCCATGAGATCGAGGGGGGCCAGGCAGACGATGAGGATGCTTCCTCTCCTGACACTGTGTCGGGATCCAATGGGCCCAGCCGGAAGAGGAGGTGGCAGATGGATGGGATGGACGGACTGGAGGACATAGAGGATGAGATGTTCTTCTTTAGTTTGCTCCCGTATCTTAGGAAGCTCCCCCATAGAAAGAAGAGTGCTGTAAAATTGAAAATACACCAACTTCTACATGAAGCAGCATTCCAATAA
- the LOC110522296 gene encoding protein FAM177A1 isoform X3, with protein MRDSFKERVIHFASGETLEEDDSEEEDTLQEEVFREPEDMPKLPWRAFTLSLGRKSLRTCDFLGEKLAGLLGLNTAKYQYAVDEHQSDNKNTGSKDTECSYEKRRERSHLSLRMSSEYGATCSQGVPAGSQATEHRTTGSHNMGYQDDNEH; from the exons ATGAGGGACAGTTTCAAGGAA AGGGTCATCCATTTCGCCAGCGGTGAGACTCTGGAGGAAGATGACAGTGAGGAGGAGGATACATTACAAGAGGAGGTGTTTAGGGAGCCTGAAGACATG cccaAACTCCCATGGAGAGCTTTTACTTTGTCTCTGGGCAGGAAGTCATTGCGCA CTTGTGATTTTCTTGGGGAAAAACTGGCTGGTCTACTTGGTCTCAACACTGCCAAATACCAGTATGCTGTAGATGAACATCAGAGTGATAACAAG AACACAGGCAGTAAAGACACCGAATGCTCCTATGAGAAAAGAAGGGAGAGAAGTCACCTTTCTTTGAGGATGAGCAGTGAATATGGTGCCACATGCTCCCAAGGAGTCCCAGCTGGTTCTCAAGCCACTGAGCACAGAACGACAGGATCCCACAACATGGGTTATCAAGATGATAATGAGCACTGA